One Gossypium raimondii isolate GPD5lz chromosome 3, ASM2569854v1, whole genome shotgun sequence genomic window carries:
- the LOC105797180 gene encoding pathogenesis-related thaumatin-like protein 3.5 produces MNPLLSPLLFTLLMLSSGPKMYECARVFTIVNYCKETIWPGVTPGDNFNGGGFELKSGQSVVFQAPVGWSGRIWGRTGCKFDKSGTGSCQTADCGNTLKCKASGKTPASLAEFTLSNVDYYDVSLVDGFNLPIAVKPMNGQGNCSSAGCDKDLRQTCPSELAVKGGNGKVIGCRSACDVFNTDEYCCRGTYGNPVICQPTFYSKKFKDACPTAYSYAYDDPTSIFTCSASDYVVTFCSSRNQTVCSYHDHKLVCNAANGLNPWMGSWWTAMLALLLMINLRIFF; encoded by the exons ATGAATCCTTTACTTTCACCTCTTCTTTTCACACTGCTAATGCTTTCATCAG GGCCAAAAATGTATGAATGTGCAAGAGTCTTCACCATAGTAAACTACTGCAAGGAAACAATCTGGCCTGGAGTCACCCCCGGTGACAACTTCAACGGAGGTGGTTTCGAATTAAAATCCGGCCAATCCGTTGTTTTTCAAGCCCCAGTGGGGTGGAGTGGTCGAATATGGGGCCGAACCGGTTGCAAGTTCGACAAAAGCGGAACCGGTTCATGCCAAACAGCCGATTGCGGTAACACCCTTAAGTGCAAAGCCTCGGGGAAAACCCCGGCTTCGTTGGCTGAATTTACGCTTTCTAACGTAGATTACTACGATGTGAGCCTGGTCGACGGATTCAATCTTCCGATTGCTGTTAAACCGATGAATGGGCAAGGCAACTGCAGCAGTGCGGGTTGCGATAAGGACCTGCGGCAAACTTGCCCCTCGGAGTTAGCCGTCAAGGGCGGAAACGGCAAGGTTATTGGTTGCCGAAGCGCCTGCGATGTGTTCAACACCGATGAGTATTGCTGCCGAGGGACTTATGGGAACCCTGTGATATGTCAACCTACGTTTTATTCCAAGAAGTTTAAAGATGCTTGCCCCACTGCATATAGTTACGCATATGATGATCCAACCAGTATTTTCACTTGTTCTGCTTCTGATTATGTTGTCACCTTCTGCTCATCCAG GAATCAAACGGTATGTTCTTACCATGACCACAAGCTTGTGTGCAACGCAGCAAATGGCTTAAATCCATGGATGGGAAGTTGGTGGACTGCAATGCTTGCACTGTTATTAATGATTAATCTGAGGATCTTTTTCTAA